In Cyprinus carpio isolate SPL01 chromosome B16, ASM1834038v1, whole genome shotgun sequence, the following are encoded in one genomic region:
- the LOC109081184 gene encoding sterol regulatory element-binding protein cleavage-activating protein-like, which translates to MTVRERIRQNISAAFYRHGLLCASYPVPIILFTSASILTCCYPLLKLPLPGTGPVEFTTGVRDYSVPSHESQGDLSERPDWYRGPPVAYIQQVLVKAAVSPWDNSLVPVDVFRSPLGRVFSLLEEIRNHVYTDRSLEALCLQVTDLLPGLRRMQAVLPEHGCLLVSPGNYWQNRRDLFDADPDLLKTVHQHEPKGLHTSATLKDLLFGVPGKQTGVSLYSKKRVVTYTITIALSSYDARFVASLRARLKQLHPSANCTLREDHMVHVHFKEEIGIAELIPLVTTYIILFAYIYFSTRKIDMVKSKWGLALAAVVTVLSSLLMSVGLCTLFGLTPTLNGGEIFPYLVVVIGLENVLVLTKSVVSTPVDLEVKLRIAQGLSNESWSIMKNMATELCIILIGYFTFVPAIQEFCLFAVVGLVSDFFLQMFFFTTVLSIDIRRMELADLNRRLPAEAGMPPPKPGPLRPRETPPPPRPSPHTITLQAPAFRNLRLPKRLRVVYFLARTRLAQRIIMVGTVIWIGILVYTDPAGLRTFLAAQVSEQSPLGEAGLPPHLGVAPVFPGGDPTSTLSVLPAPEPTPLPENQSQGHRAARPGVAPVSSPQITWGSEDEELWRRLSFRHWPSLFSYYNITLAKRYISILPVIPVTLHLSPQEAIDTRHPQDTHHAPPPSIKTSDLQTDLTLYKVAALGLFSGVVLVLLLFCLYRVLCPRNYGQNGVPHGRRRRGELPCDEYGYSPPISEISPLLLRGHSMDIECLASDGMLLASCCLAGQIRVWDAQTGDCLTVIPNNGLRRSSSSGCWDHRDGWDHISACEAESLLGADFREPGGVAMGGPDVDIFPIRRRTTPARPALFGDQPDLTPLIDTNFGSLPPSQTLSSSGFDFGVLVEKAYQEHEPSPTLAFPPSPPASQQRRHSLGDQPVLPPELPPQGNGDWDSSVWAMELRGNLIATGRSSGKLELWDAVEGSLRCSNEDGVSGITALAFLNNRIVAARLNGSLDFFTVEINKPLGLLQYRGPPGRGSLPPSPCYSSEDVISCQLTRSVQCAHQKPITVLKAAAGRVVTGSQDHTVRVRNIYGSINKYANRKIKVGTPQLQK; encoded by the exons TGAGAGAGCGGATTCGGCAGAACATCTCGGCCGCCTTCTACCGGCACGGCCTGCTATGCGCCTCCTACCCGGTTCCCATCATTCTCTTCACCTCTGCCAGCATCCTGACCTGCTG TTACCCTCTGCTGAAGCTGCCTCTGCCAGGAACAGGGCCTGTTGAGTTCACCACTGGAGTACGAGATTACTCTGTTCCATCCCACGAGTCTCAGGGCGACCTGTCGGAGCGCCCTGATTGG TATCGGGGTCCTCCGGTGGCCTACATCCAGCAGGTTTTGGTCAAGGCAGCAGTTTCACCATGGGACAACAGTCTGGTTCCTGTGGACGTGTTCCGCTCTCCCCTTGGGCGCGTCTTCAGTCTCCTGGAGGAAATCAGAAACCATGTTTACACAGACAG AAGTTTGGAGGCTCTGTGCTTGCAGGTAACGGACTTGTTGCCAGGGTTGCGGCGCATGCAGGCGGTCCTTCCAGAGCACGGCTGCCTGCTGGTATCCCCTGGCAACTATTGGCAGAACCGGCGTGACCTGTTTGATGCAGATCCAGACCTCCTGAAGACAGTCCACCAACATGAACCCAAAGGCCTTCATACTTCAGCAACTCTGAAAG ATTTACTCTTTGGTGTCCCGGGGAAGCAGACGGGTGTAAGCCTGTACAGCAAGAAGAGAGTGGTGACATACACCATCACGATTGCACTAAGCTCCTATGATGCAAG GTTTGTAGCCAGTCTCCGAGCCCGTCTGAAACAGCTTCATCCTTCAGCGAACTGCACTCTGCGTGAAGACCACATGGTACATGTCCATTTCAAAGAGGAGATTGGCATCGCTGAGCTCATCCCTCTGGTCACCACCTACATCATCCTCTTTGCTTATATCTACTTCTCCACCC GAAAGATTGACATGGTGAAATCCAAATGGGGCTTGGCACTGGCTGCTGTGGTGACGGTCCTCAGCTCTCTGCTCATGTCTGTGGGACTCTGCACCTTGTTTGGCCTGACGCCCACGCTGAATGGAGG GGAAATCTTCCCTTACCTTGTGGTGGTAATTGGTTTGGAGAATGTCCTTGTCCTCACCAAGTCTGTTGTGTCAACGCCTGTCGACCTTGAAGTCAAGCTGCGTATTGCTCAAG GTCTAAGCAATGAGAGCTGGTCCATCATGAAGAATATGGCAACTGAACTTTGCATCATCCTCATTGGATATTTCACATTTGTACCAGCAATTCAG GAGTTCTGTCTGTTTGCTGTGGTCGGGCTGGTGTCTGATTTCTTCCTGCAGATGTTTTTCTTCACCACTGTGCTGTCTATTGACATCCGCCGCATGGAG TTAGCTGATCTGAACAGGCGTCTCCCGGCAGAAGCAGGGATGCCTCCACCTAAACCGGGCCCTTTGCGTCCACGAGAGACACCTCCACCACCCCGCCCTTCTCCCCACACAATCACCCTGCAGGCTCCTGCTTTCCGGAACCTCCGCTTGCCCAAGAGGCTCAGGGTGGTGTACTTTCTAGCCCGCACTCGCCTGGCACAGAGAATCATCATG GTTGGCACAGTGATCTGGATTGGTATCCTGGTCTACACGGACCCTGCTGGTCTGAGGACTTTCCTTGCCGCCCAGGTGTCAGAGCAGAGCCCTCTTGGGGAGGCGGGGCTTCCGCCACACTTGGGCGTGGCTCCAGTATTTCCTGGTGGAGACCCAACCAGCACACTGAGTGTGCTTCCTGCCCCAGAACCCACTCCTCTACCTGAAAACCAATCCCAGGGTCACCGAGCAGCCCGCCCAGGAGTTGCCCCTGTGTCCAGCCCCCAGATCACTTGGGGCTCTGAGGATGAGGAGCTTTGGAGGCGGCTTTCTTTCCGCCACTGGCCCTCACTCTTTAGCTATTATAATATCACTCTTGCAAAGAG GTACATAAGCATTCTTCCAGTCATCCCCGTCACGCTCCATCTCAGCCCGCAAGAGGCCATAGACACACGCCATCCCCAGGATACACACCACGCTCCTCCTCCCAGCATCAAGACCTCCGATCTGCAGACCGATCTCACACTCTACAA GGTGGCAGCTCTTGGACTTTTCTCTGGTGTGGTGTTAGTTCTATTACTCTTCTGTTTGTATCGTGTGCTCTGCCCTCGGAACTACGGGCAGAACGGGGTTCCCCATGGTCGCCGTCGCCGTGGAGAGCTGCCCTGCGACGAATATGGCTACTCACCACCAATCAGCGAAATTTCCCCTCTGCTGCTGAGAGGCCACAGCATG GACATTGAGTGTCTGGCCAGTGATGGCATGCTGCTGGCCAGCTGTTGTCTGGCGGGACAGATCCGTGTGTGGGACGCACAGACAGGAGACTGTCTTACTGTTATACCCAACAATGG TCTGCGCAGGAGCAGCAGCAGTGGTTGTTGGGATCACCGTGATGGCTGGGATCACATAAGTGCTTGTGAGGCCGAGAGCCTTTTGGGGGCAGACTTTCGGGAACCAGGAGGAGTAGCGATGGGAGGGCCAGATGTAGATATTTTCCCAATAAGGAGGAGGACCACCCCTGCACGCCCTGCCCTGTTTGGGGACCAGCCAGACCTCACCCCTCTCATCGACACTAACTTTGGGTCATTGCCCCCATCTCAGACTTTAAGCAGCTCTGGCTTTGATTTCGGGGTATTGGTGGAGAAAGCATACCAGGAGCATGAGCCCTCACCAACACTGGCCTTCCCACCTTCTCCTCCGGCTTCGCAGCAAAGGCGACATAGCCTCGGGGACCAGCCTGTATTACCACCAGAGCTCCCCCCGCAAGGCAATGGTGACTGGGACAGCTCGGTGTGGGCCATGGAGCTGAGGGGTAACCTCATTGCCACGGGCCGCAGCAGTGGAAAACTGgag TTGTGGGATGCAGTAGAGGGATCATTACGGTGCAGTAATGAAGATGGAGTATCTGGAATCACTGCCTTGGCTTTTCTTAATAACAG AATTGTGGCAGCTCGTTTAAATGGCTCACTGGATTTCTTCACAGTGGAGATCAACAAACCTCTGGGGTTGCTGCAATATCGCG gacCCCCAGGCCGAGGCAGTCTGCCCCCCTCCCCCTGTTACAGCAGTGAGGATGTGATCAGCTGTCAGCTGACGCGCTCAGTGCAGTGTGCCCACCAGAAGCCCATCACTGTGCTCAAAGCTGCCGCTGGGAG